In Spirosoma pollinicola, the genomic window GGGTAGGGGTGAACAAACGGAAGTAAACGTAGGGCGAACATCTTGTCCGCCTTTGTAACAGAAAAAGGCGGACAAGATGTCCGCCCTACTGGCTACGCACTGTGCAGGAATTCCATAATGTCGCCATCCTGCACGACGTATTCTTTTCCTTCTACGGCTAATTTACCGGCTTCACGAACGCCCGCTTCGGTTTTAAACTGTGCAAAATCGGGAATCTTCATGACCTGCGCCCGAATGAACTTTCGTTCAAAATCGGAGTGGATAACGCCAGCCGCCTGGGGTGCTTTCCAGCCCCGGTGAATGGTCCAGGCACGAACTTCCTTCACACCTGCGGTGAAATAGGTGATCAGGCCTAATAATTTATACGATGCTTTGATAAGTTGGCTTAACCCCGACTCGGTTAAACCATATTCGCCCAGGAACATTTCACGCTCTTCTGGGTCTTCCATTTCGGCAATCTGCGATTCGATACCCGCGCTGATAATAATGACCTCTGCGCCTTCATCTTTCACCGCTTCCCGAAGCATGTCAGAATAGGCATTTCCGTTTGGTAGCGATCCTTCATCTACATTGGCGACGTAGATAACGGGCTTCACAGTCATCAGCGAAATGTCGCCGATGGCGGTTTCCCGTTCTTCGAGTGATACTTGTACCGTGCGCGCGCTTTTACCGGCTTCGAGCGCCGTTTTGTACAGTTTCAGGATTTCCAGTTCGCCTTTTGCTTTGGCATCACCAACACGGGCGGCTTTGTCGATCCGCTGAATTTTCTTGTCAACCGATTCTAAATCTTTCAGTTGCAACTCGATGTCGATAATTTCTTTATCCGACACAGGGTTAACTTTGCCTTCAACGTGAACAATGTTGTCATCGTCGAAGCACCGAACCACGTGAACAATGGCATCGACTTCCTTAATGTTAGCCAGAAATTTATTGCCCAGACCAGCACCCTGGCTGGCTCCTTTTACCAACCCGGCAATGTCAACAAATTCAATAATCGTTGGCACCACGCGCTGCGGTTTTACCAGCCCTTCGAGCGCGTCAAGGCGTTCGTCGGGCACGGTAACAACCCCAACATTGGGTTCTATTGTGCAGAACGGGTAATTAGCCGCTTCGGCCTTTCCGCTCGATATTGCGTTAAACAGCGTTGATTTACCTACATTCGGCAAACCCACGATTCCACATTGAAGTCCCATAGTTCAATTATAAAAGAACAAAAGAGCGTAAGAGTGAACTTGTCTGTCCCGCTCTTTTACTCATTCACTCTTTAGTTTTTGTGCAAAAATACAACCGCGACGGCGGACCGCAAAAAAAGCCTTCGGCAGGATGGGCCGAGGGCTAGCTGTGTGATGAAGAAGAAACTCGTTTGATTTATTACGTAAGAGTCAGGTAAAGTCTAGATCATGCGTGAGATGTCGATTGGATATTGTGAATTAACTACTCCCATTTTAGCTCACTGGCGAAGTCATCCTGTTCGTCCCGTTCACGCTGAACGAATTGGGCGAAGTCTACTTCGGGCATAAGCTCTGTTTTCACGTGGTCGACCGTTTCTTTGAGGGCTTCAACAAACTTGTCGAAGTCTTCTTTGTAGAGAAACATTTTGTGCTTTTCATAGACAAATCCCTCGCCTTGCGGGTGTCGGCGACTTTCGGTAATGGTTAGGTAATAGTCGTTTGTGCGGGTTGCTTTAACGTCAAAAAAATACGTTCGTTTTCCCGCCCTAACCCGTTTCGAGTAAATCTTCTCCCGGTCTCTCTCTTCCACAATTAAATAGGTTTAGTCAGTTAATAGCCACTAAAGTACGTGCAATCAGGCTATAACAAAAAGAATGCTGTTAATATATTTTGGGGCTATTTGACCCCAAAAACGAGTGACTTTGTGGAGGCCGTTCTACAGTTTTTTGGCTAAAGGCTTGGTTATAAAGCCCCTCTGGACTATCTTTGCTTTACAGGAATTGCACTTTTTGGGGGCGGATGGTATGTGGAAAGCGATTTGACATATCTCCCGCCTATTTTTTTCACGTAACCAAGAGCTGTATGAGTTTAATCATGTCCATTATGTTGTTTTTTAGCAACATAAACCCGGCGGAGGCTCTCCCGAGCCTCATACAGAAAGGCAAAGCGTCTTTTTATTCCAAGAAGTTCAATGGTCGCAAGACCGCTTACGGTGAGCGCGTTAGCGCCGAATCCCTAGAAGGTGCCCACCGCCAATTCCCCTTAAACACGTTGGTTGAAGTCACTAACCTTGACAACCAACGTTCAGTAATTGTACGAATCAATGATCGGGGGCCTTTTGCAAAAGGTCGTGTCATTGATCTCACCCTTGCAGCAGCGCATGCACTTGGTATGGTTTCTAAAGGAATCGCTAATGTATCGCTCCGGGTTGTTGGCAAAGGTCATGCTATCGCATTATCGACGTCTGCCTTTACAACACCGATTGCTTTTCAGCCGATGCTGGAGCCAGTTATGTAAGTCGGTTTAGCCGCATTATCAGAACCGTTCGATATTTCCCTGTGCAATTCCTGCCTGAGATGTCGAACGGTTCGTTTTTTGCACTAAATTCAAAAAGCGTAAGAATGAAAGAGCGAAAGAGCGAAGAGCTGGCGCAAAATTTTTCACTCTTTCGCTCTTTCACTCTTTCGCTCTTTAGAGTTCATGAAACAACCCCTTAATCTGGGCCAGGTGCGTTCGTTTGGAAACGTCGAGTTTTTGGCCCGTCAACTAGTCGAAGGATTCATTACAGGGCTGCACAAATCACCCTTTCATGGGTTCTCTGTCGAGTTTGCCGAACACCGTCTCTACAATACCGGCGAAACAACACGGCACATCGACTGGAAAGTGTTTGGCAAAACAGAAAAACTGTTTGTTAAACGATATGAGGAGGAAACGAATCTGCGGTGTCATCTACTGATCGACACGTCGTCGTCAATGTATTATCCGGAAGCCAATTATGGGAAAATGACGTTTAGCGTAATGGCGTCTGCCTGTTTGGCTTATATGCTCCAACGGCAAAAAGATGCCGTAAGTCTAACCACGTTTGCCGATCAAATTGACCTGCAAACTCAGGTCAAATCGACGCCTTCGCACGTTCATAAGTTATTTACGCAGTTAGACCTGCTGATGCAGCAACCTAAGCCCCTGCGCAAAACCTCAGCCGCCGAAGTAATTCACCAGGTAGCCGAAAAGATCAACAAGCGCTCGCTGGTGGTGATTTTCAGCGATATGTTCGACAATAGTGAAAAAGCCGATGCGCTGTTTTCGGCTTTGCAACACCTGCGTCATAATCTGCACGAAGTATTGCTGTTTCACGTAACGGACAAGAAAACAGAGGAAGATTTCGATTTTGATGAATGCCCTTACGAATTTATTGACCTGGAAACGGGCGAGAAGGTGAAACTTCAGCCGGGACAAGTGCGCGAAACCTACCAGCAAGCCGTAAAGACATATTTCCAGGAACTGAAGATGCGCTGTGGTCAGTATAAAATCGACTTCATCGAAGCCGACATTGCGCAGGGATTCGACCAGATTTTGAATGCTTATCTGGTGAAGCGGACAAAGATGAGGTAACGTGGACCTCTGGTCCGCACAGCCGAAGGCTAACCTTTTAGGAGCTAGTGTGTCTCTGTAGCTTAGCTTTCGGCTGTGCGGACCAGAGGTCCACGTTACTTCTTCACACTTGCTTTAGCCGTGGTAGCCGCCGTCTTTTTGGCGCCTTCCTGCCGTTTGTGAAACAGCATAAAATCTTCTACTTGCTCGGCGGGTAGTTTGCGGGCAATGATCTTTTTGTCCTTATCAAGCACATATACCGTTGGCGTTGTCCAGACGTCATATTGATGTCGATAGTCTGTGCGGTATGTGTAGTCGTAGCCATTGATGGCGTTGCCTAGTTTAAATTCTTTAATGAACTTCTTCCAGTCTTCCGGGCTTTGGTCGATGGCAATGGCCACAACTTCAACGCCTTTGCCTTTGTAGTCGTCTACAAACTTCTTGAGCTTAGGCGCACTATCGCGGCAATGCCCGCAGGTGGGTGAATAGAAAAAGACAATCGTGTAGTCGGCTTTGATGTTCTGAAAGGCAATAGGTCGGCGGAGGGTGTCGCTGATGACAGGTGCAACCAGAATTTTACCTACCAGATTGGGCTTTAGCGTGGCAACCCGTTCGCCAATGCTTTTCAGCGTCGATGAATCCGAAACCGTCATGACACCGGTCTTGTAATACTTCTCGAACATGTGTACAAACAAGCCATCGGTACCCATTACTTTGGGTTGCTCATACTGGCTTGTGATGTAATAGATCGTGTAGTATTTAACCTCTTTACTTTTACCCGCCAGGGCCTTATTCACCATGAAGTCGGCCTCTTTGATGAGCGAATCGGGTACCTGAACGGTCAGTTCTTTAATGTAGCGCTCAATCTTACGTTGCAGGATGGGCGTCCGGACAAAGCGTTCGTCGGCGAAGTCGAAATCATCCCAGAAATGCCCTTTAAAGTAGTTAAATACCCAAAGCGAATCGGGCCGACCGTTGGCGAGTTTGGGCGCGGGTGGAACCTCGGGCTCGGCAGTGGCTTTGAGAAGCTTTACGGCAAACGAACCTGAATTTTCTTTTAGAAACTGACTGCGGTATTCGGTGGCCTGTTTCTGCAAATCGCTCATTTTCTTGTTAACCATAGCGGTTGAAACGGCATCATTGCGCATTTTCCGCTCTACATTCAATGCCTGAGCTTCTTCTGAAAGTTTACCAAGCTGTTGCTGATAGCCGTAAAACAACTCGTTTTCTTTCGAGCCCGACACCTTCATATTCTTGATAACATCTGCCGTATCGGTCTCGAATGAGAACTGCTGATCGTCGGTAATTAAAAATTCGATGTATCGATTCTTAGGCGTTACAACAATAAATAGGCCTTCGGGCAGCGTTTTTTTGCCTTCAAAAACCATGTTGCCCACGCCATCGACGCGGGCAGTGTCTTTGGTAATGTATTGAGTAGCCCCGAAATAATGAGCTAGCACGCAGGTGGTGTCCTTCAGTCCTTTAATACGACCGGTAATTCTGAAGCCATCATTGGCGGTTGGGGTGGTTGACTGCGCCCAGGCTTGCGGTAATAAAGCCAAACCGAGTACAGCGGCTAAGAGGAGTTTTTTCATACAGGGTGGTATGTATCTTCGTAACAGAATAAGGTCAAATTTACGGTATTTTGCTGGTACGTTAGTTCCCTATCAAAACGCTTGCCACGTCTCCTATAGTCTATGTTTTATTTCTTTTCTAAAACGATTACCTACCTGCTCACCCCGGCAGGTTGGCTTATAACGGCACTACTGTTCGCATTTTTTGTAAAAAAAGCCCATTACCGTCGTATATCGATTGGTTTTGGGCTTTGTGTCTTCTGGCTCTTTGGTAATTCCTTTCTAATGAACGAGCTGGCTTTATGGTGGGAATATCCCGTTCAGCCTAACCGACTGGCCTTTACCGATTCAACGAACCGGGTGGCGGTTGTGCTGACAGGTGGCATGATAAACGGGCAGAAAGAAATTCCCGCAACGGCGCCTACGCAATATGGCACCCAACGTTTTTTATTAGGTCATGAAGCCGACAGGGCCGGACAGGCACTCTATCTGTATAAAACCGGTGCTGTGCAGAAAATTCTGATTAGCGGTGGTGCGGGCGACTTACCTTTTCAGCCCACAGCAATTAGCGACGAAGGCCAGATGACAGCGCAATTTTTGATCGTAGCCGGTGTTCGGCCAAACGATGTAATTCTGGAAAACAAGTCCCGTAATACCCATGAAAACGCGCTATTTACTGCTGATATGCTCAGGAAGCAGTTCGGTACAAATCGGTGTGTGCTGGTAACGTCGGCCTGGCATATGCGCCGGGCAATGGCCTGCTTTCGAAAAGAAGGTGTTCAGGTAACACCCTTCCCCAGTAGTTTTATGAGTACCAGCCGGTCGTTTTCGCCGGGCGAGTGGCTGCTCCCACGCGAAGAGTCCTTCAGCGAATCCTATTTTCTAATTCGCGAACTGGTTGGGTATATTACCTACAAAGTTGCAGGCTATCTGTAGACCTATAAGGTTTCGAAAAACCTTATAGGTCTGACGGAATGGGTTATACGGACAGAATTTTAACCATCCTGAGTAAGTCTTCGCTAATGGGTTTGGGCAGGCGAATCGTATCGCGGAAGGGCGTATAAACCAGCTCATTATTAACGATACCCGCCATTACATTCTGCTCGCCGTTCATGAGGCCTTCCAAAGCGCCAAGCCCCAATCGACTGGCCAGAATCCGGTCGTAGGCAGTAGGAATACCGCCCCGCTGGATGTGCCCCAGTGTTGTAACCCGCATGTCAATATCAGATTGTACCTGCTGACGGATTTTTTCGGCGATCTCAGCCGCGTTTCCTGCTTCTTCACCTTCGGCAATGACAACGATAGACGACGATTTCTGACGACTCCAACCGGCTTTCAGCGTTTCGACAACCTCCGAAATAGGCGTAAGTACTTCGGGCACCATAACCATTTCGGCACCACCGGCAATACCCGACTGAATGGCAATATAGCCAGAGTCGCGGCCCATCACTTCGATCAGGAAGATCCGGTCGTGTGAGTCGGCGGTGTCACGAATTTTATCAATCGCTTCGAGTGCGGTATTTACGGCGGTATCGAAACCGATGGTGTGGTCGGTTCCATAAAGGTCGTTATCGATTGTTCCGGGAGCGCCAACGGTTGGAATGCCGTATTCATCGAAAAAGAGTGTAGCGCCCGTAAACGTACCGTTGCCGCCGATGGCTATGAGGCCTTCAATGTCGAACTTCTTTATTTGTTCGTATGCCTTTGCACGGCCTTCGGGCGTCATGAATTCTTTGCTGCGGGCCGATTTCAGGATGGTGCCTCCGCGTTGAACGATATTGCTCACCGAATGCGAAGACATTTGAAAAATATCGCCATTTATCATTCCGCTGTATCCCCGGCGGATACCGAATACTTCAAGACCGTGATAGACCGCCCCCCGAACAACAGCCCGGATGCAGGCGTTCATACCCGGTGCGTCTCCACCCGAGGTAAAAACAGCTACTCGTTTCATAGGTTAAATCAATTTTTTAAGGGAATTTCACAAAAAGGTAACGAGGGTAACGTTTTTAACCCCGCAAATTTATCCTCATTTACCAATCTAAAGGCATGCAACTGGGAATTATCCCATTATTTTCACACAAATTTCACAAAAAGGCCAAAACAGTCGGTATAAGACCATTTAATTTTCATTAAACAGGCAATGCTCATCACCTGCCAAATTTTATTTTTTAATTTGTGTTGAAATACAAATTAATTATTGCTTTTAAATTGAGTTGCCCGCCATACGATCTGAGCATGATTCATAATCGTTGATAGTAGACCGAAATGCGACACAAGTACTTTGAACCGATCTATAAGCGAGCGTCGGTGTTGTTGAACAGATAATCCACCCAGCAAGTACTTGCACAACACAAAAGGGAGAAACGCAATGGTAGTAGCTGCCTTCAAACAGCGAATTTCCCAGTCAAGATCGGCACTCAGGTTATTGGTCAGATAATCGGGTGCAACAGCTCGTTTCACAACAAAAGCCTGATGGCATACTTTCATGCCGAGTGCCATGTCGCGCCAGGTCAGGTTGTGCGGCAACGTATGGGGCGTTACCTGACTCCGCAAACCGACTGGCCTGACTATGCCCTGTTCTTCACGGACAAATAAGGCGTCGCTATAGTAAACATCGACCGCTTCGGCTTTGATCCGAGCCAGCAGGTTTGGCAACGTTTGTGGGTCATGGATTTCGTCGCCCGCATTCATAAACCAGACATACTCACCTTTGGCGAGGTGCAGCCCTTTATTCATGGCATCGTACAGTCCTTTATCGGGTTCCGATATCCAGGTAGTAACGTTGGCCTCAAATCGTTTAATAATGTCCAGCGTCCCATCTGTAGAAGCCCCATCAACAACAATATACTCGAAGTCGGCGGCTTGCTGAGCGACAATACTATGTATCGTACGCTCCAGAAACCGCTCGGCATTGTAAGTAATAGTGATGATAGAAATGGTTGGCATGGGTGAAAGAGTGAAAGTGCGAAAGAGTGAATGATTGAAGAACCCGCCGTTTGATTGCGCTCTTTCACTCGTTCACTCTTTCACTCATTAATCGACTGTACAGTTCTATATGCTGCCGGGCTACGACTTGTTCAGAGAAACGGGTTTCTGCCGATTGGCGGGCTTGTTGGCGTAATTCGCGTGGATTTGGGTGCTTTAGTATAAAGGCCAGTCCGTTGGCGAGTTGCTGGGCTGAGCCAACATCGGCCAGATAACCGTTTTGCTCGTGGTCGATCATTTCGGGAATCCCCCCCGTTCGGAAGCCAACAACGGGCGTGCCGCAGGCCATTGCTTCAATAACGGTGTTGGGCAGGTTGTCTTCCAATGAGGGCACAACCATCGCATCGGCTGCGTTGTAGGCCGCCACAATATCGTCTTCCGACGTGAGCAAGCCAAGGTGTCGAACCGTGTAAGGCAACTCATTAAACAGATAAGAGCGGCCTTTGCCAAATATCAAAATTTCGGGAGTTAGTTCCGGGTATTGCCGGTGAAGTAACGTCAGGGCCTCCGCAAAATAGGCAAATCCTTTGCGCGTGTCGGTCACGTTGGCGCTACCAAACAGGAGCCGGGGCGAGCCTGTATTGGGCAGATCCAGGTGTGTATCGGCATTCGTTCGCGTAACAGGCTGAAACACGGTCTGGTCGATGGCGTATGGAATAACCGTGAATGGAAACTTACGCAACAATGCACTTCGTTGGGCTTCATCAGCCAGCCATTGGCTAGGTGGCGTAAAATGCACATTGGCCTTACCGAAGAGCTGCTTCTTCTGCTCAAAAACTTTGTATGACAGGTCGTGTTCACCCGGTTTTTTCAGGTAAGGGCAGTTGCGGCAATGGCTTAAAAAATGGTCGCAGCCGCGCGAATAGTGGCATCCACCCGTAAAGGCCCACTGGTCATGTAGTGTCCAGACGATAGGCTTGCCCAACTCGAATAGGGATTGCAGGCCACTGAGGGATAAAAAACCAAAGTTGATCCAGTGCAGGTGTAACAGATCGGCCTGTTGAATTGCCGGATGAAAGCTGAGGTTCGCACCAAACTTAGCGGGCGAAAACTGAAACCGCACCGATGAATCGCGCTCGTAAGGCAGAAAATACAATCGCTCGGCTACAAATCGCCCAAAGGCCGTTTGCTCGGCCAGGAAATTATTGGCCAGATACAGTACCCCCGGTTCAGGTTTATGCGTTTCGAGCCGGTTTGGTACGCCAACGAGCATCGTACTCTCTACGCTGCGATCTGTCCAGACCTGTTTTTGCAAAGCCCGATGGAGCCGGTTGGCCGCCACAGCCGCCCCGCCAAACAAATGGTAGTTGCTCAGGTGCGTAACTCTCACCGACCGAACAGTTTATCGAACTTTTTGACAACCTCGGGCCAAAATCCCAACCCGAACACACGCCCCCAAATCCGCCGACGCGAATAGGCTTCCATCTCGGCGAAGATTGCATCTGTAAAAAGGCTTTTTCCTTTTTGCGTCAAGATCAGGGCAAAACCATGCTGCTTAAGCGTTGTGGCAAAAACCCAACCCAGCAACAGGTTTCGTTGTGTAAGTGTGGCTTGGTCGGCAAAGCGGTTCAGGTAAGTCATTTCGCCCCAAACGGCGCTGTTCTTCAGCGAAAA contains:
- the ychF gene encoding redox-regulated ATPase YchF, whose amino-acid sequence is MGLQCGIVGLPNVGKSTLFNAISSGKAEAANYPFCTIEPNVGVVTVPDERLDALEGLVKPQRVVPTIIEFVDIAGLVKGASQGAGLGNKFLANIKEVDAIVHVVRCFDDDNIVHVEGKVNPVSDKEIIDIELQLKDLESVDKKIQRIDKAARVGDAKAKGELEILKLYKTALEAGKSARTVQVSLEERETAIGDISLMTVKPVIYVANVDEGSLPNGNAYSDMLREAVKDEGAEVIIISAGIESQIAEMEDPEEREMFLGEYGLTESGLSQLIKASYKLLGLITYFTAGVKEVRAWTIHRGWKAPQAAGVIHSDFERKFIRAQVMKIPDFAQFKTEAGVREAGKLAVEGKEYVVQDGDIMEFLHSA
- a CDS encoding DUF3276 family protein; its protein translation is MEERDREKIYSKRVRAGKRTYFFDVKATRTNDYYLTITESRRHPQGEGFVYEKHKMFLYKEDFDKFVEALKETVDHVKTELMPEVDFAQFVQRERDEQDDFASELKWE
- a CDS encoding septal ring lytic transglycosylase RlpA family protein, translated to MSLIMSIMLFFSNINPAEALPSLIQKGKASFYSKKFNGRKTAYGERVSAESLEGAHRQFPLNTLVEVTNLDNQRSVIVRINDRGPFAKGRVIDLTLAAAHALGMVSKGIANVSLRVVGKGHAIALSTSAFTTPIAFQPMLEPVM
- a CDS encoding DUF58 domain-containing protein translates to MKQPLNLGQVRSFGNVEFLARQLVEGFITGLHKSPFHGFSVEFAEHRLYNTGETTRHIDWKVFGKTEKLFVKRYEEETNLRCHLLIDTSSSMYYPEANYGKMTFSVMASACLAYMLQRQKDAVSLTTFADQIDLQTQVKSTPSHVHKLFTQLDLLMQQPKPLRKTSAAEVIHQVAEKINKRSLVVIFSDMFDNSEKADALFSALQHLRHNLHEVLLFHVTDKKTEEDFDFDECPYEFIDLETGEKVKLQPGQVRETYQQAVKTYFQELKMRCGQYKIDFIEADIAQGFDQILNAYLVKRTKMR
- a CDS encoding TlpA family protein disulfide reductase, whose amino-acid sequence is MKKLLLAAVLGLALLPQAWAQSTTPTANDGFRITGRIKGLKDTTCVLAHYFGATQYITKDTARVDGVGNMVFEGKKTLPEGLFIVVTPKNRYIEFLITDDQQFSFETDTADVIKNMKVSGSKENELFYGYQQQLGKLSEEAQALNVERKMRNDAVSTAMVNKKMSDLQKQATEYRSQFLKENSGSFAVKLLKATAEPEVPPAPKLANGRPDSLWVFNYFKGHFWDDFDFADERFVRTPILQRKIERYIKELTVQVPDSLIKEADFMVNKALAGKSKEVKYYTIYYITSQYEQPKVMGTDGLFVHMFEKYYKTGVMTVSDSSTLKSIGERVATLKPNLVGKILVAPVISDTLRRPIAFQNIKADYTIVFFYSPTCGHCRDSAPKLKKFVDDYKGKGVEVVAIAIDQSPEDWKKFIKEFKLGNAINGYDYTYRTDYRHQYDVWTTPTVYVLDKDKKIIARKLPAEQVEDFMLFHKRQEGAKKTAATTAKASVKK
- a CDS encoding YdcF family protein gives rise to the protein MFYFFSKTITYLLTPAGWLITALLFAFFVKKAHYRRISIGFGLCVFWLFGNSFLMNELALWWEYPVQPNRLAFTDSTNRVAVVLTGGMINGQKEIPATAPTQYGTQRFLLGHEADRAGQALYLYKTGAVQKILISGGAGDLPFQPTAISDEGQMTAQFLIVAGVRPNDVILENKSRNTHENALFTADMLRKQFGTNRCVLVTSAWHMRRAMACFRKEGVQVTPFPSSFMSTSRSFSPGEWLLPREESFSESYFLIRELVGYITYKVAGYL
- the pfkA gene encoding 6-phosphofructokinase — protein: MKRVAVFTSGGDAPGMNACIRAVVRGAVYHGLEVFGIRRGYSGMINGDIFQMSSHSVSNIVQRGGTILKSARSKEFMTPEGRAKAYEQIKKFDIEGLIAIGGNGTFTGATLFFDEYGIPTVGAPGTIDNDLYGTDHTIGFDTAVNTALEAIDKIRDTADSHDRIFLIEVMGRDSGYIAIQSGIAGGAEMVMVPEVLTPISEVVETLKAGWSRQKSSSIVVIAEGEEAGNAAEIAEKIRQQVQSDIDMRVTTLGHIQRGGIPTAYDRILASRLGLGALEGLMNGEQNVMAGIVNNELVYTPFRDTIRLPKPISEDLLRMVKILSV
- a CDS encoding glycosyltransferase family 2 protein, with amino-acid sequence MPTISIITITYNAERFLERTIHSIVAQQAADFEYIVVDGASTDGTLDIIKRFEANVTTWISEPDKGLYDAMNKGLHLAKGEYVWFMNAGDEIHDPQTLPNLLARIKAEAVDVYYSDALFVREEQGIVRPVGLRSQVTPHTLPHNLTWRDMALGMKVCHQAFVVKRAVAPDYLTNNLSADLDWEIRCLKAATTIAFLPFVLCKYLLGGLSVQQHRRSLIDRFKVLVSHFGLLSTIMNHAQIVWRATQFKSNN
- a CDS encoding glycosyltransferase family 4 protein, yielding MRVTHLSNYHLFGGAAVAANRLHRALQKQVWTDRSVESTMLVGVPNRLETHKPEPGVLYLANNFLAEQTAFGRFVAERLYFLPYERDSSVRFQFSPAKFGANLSFHPAIQQADLLHLHWINFGFLSLSGLQSLFELGKPIVWTLHDQWAFTGGCHYSRGCDHFLSHCRNCPYLKKPGEHDLSYKVFEQKKQLFGKANVHFTPPSQWLADEAQRSALLRKFPFTVIPYAIDQTVFQPVTRTNADTHLDLPNTGSPRLLFGSANVTDTRKGFAYFAEALTLLHRQYPELTPEILIFGKGRSYLFNELPYTVRHLGLLTSEDDIVAAYNAADAMVVPSLEDNLPNTVIEAMACGTPVVGFRTGGIPEMIDHEQNGYLADVGSAQQLANGLAFILKHPNPRELRQQARQSAETRFSEQVVARQHIELYSRLMSERVNE